One window of the Allosaccharopolyspora coralli genome contains the following:
- the eccE gene encoding type VII secretion protein EccE, translating into MAVNTQHPAQQQEAPGQPGAARPARIRARRRTIGASLGFMPVANIIVIEIGLAIGLILVLVNTALWPVAAGVAGLALVIALLRRKGRWFTQWCGLVLEYAMRDHIRVSEPPVTQFDDDETGDRQDDTKLIGGENHRVALLRLAVPGLVVASRDDHNHNPVGMAWNNGTWSAVLMVEPTPSLINEIGSDTNLPLSALSGCLEDRGVVLDSIQVLWHCYPGSAALPANSPALNAYLDLLGPRPAAARRTTWIVVRLDPQRCAKAVQERGGGVVGAHRALIGALSRVRNAMERSGVSTRPLAPDELLQAGITSAELNDSLRTPRPVGLQERWSGVTAGGVGHTSFAITGWPSQMGKPLNEITGVRALSTTIAMEISPSGEPDEVGLRGLVRVSARVPSELSAAETQLQSVSKKVGITLTPLRGLQISGFSSTIPLGGAA; encoded by the coding sequence ATGGCCGTGAACACGCAACATCCGGCCCAGCAGCAAGAAGCACCAGGGCAGCCCGGCGCGGCCCGCCCCGCGCGAATCCGCGCGCGGCGGCGCACCATCGGCGCCAGCCTCGGATTCATGCCGGTGGCCAACATCATCGTCATCGAGATCGGCCTCGCGATCGGGCTGATCCTCGTCCTGGTCAACACGGCGTTGTGGCCCGTCGCCGCCGGTGTCGCCGGCTTGGCGCTGGTGATCGCCCTGCTGCGCCGCAAGGGCCGCTGGTTCACCCAGTGGTGCGGGCTCGTGCTCGAGTACGCGATGCGCGACCACATCCGGGTCTCGGAACCTCCGGTCACCCAGTTCGACGACGACGAGACCGGCGACCGGCAGGACGACACCAAGCTCATCGGTGGTGAGAACCACCGCGTCGCGCTCCTGCGGCTCGCCGTCCCGGGGCTCGTCGTCGCGAGCCGTGACGACCACAACCACAACCCCGTCGGGATGGCCTGGAACAACGGCACCTGGTCGGCGGTGCTCATGGTCGAACCCACCCCCTCGCTGATCAACGAGATCGGCAGCGACACGAACCTACCGCTGAGTGCACTGAGCGGCTGTCTCGAAGATCGCGGCGTGGTGCTCGACTCCATCCAGGTGTTGTGGCACTGCTACCCGGGCAGCGCGGCGCTGCCCGCGAACTCCCCCGCGCTCAACGCCTACCTCGACCTGCTCGGGCCGCGACCGGCGGCCGCGCGGCGCACGACATGGATCGTGGTGCGCCTCGACCCGCAGCGCTGCGCCAAGGCCGTCCAGGAACGAGGCGGCGGCGTCGTCGGCGCCCACCGCGCGCTCATCGGTGCCCTGTCCCGTGTTCGCAACGCGATGGAACGCAGCGGCGTCTCCACCCGCCCGCTCGCACCCGACGAGCTGCTGCAGGCGGGCATCACCTCGGCGGAGCTCAACGACTCGCTGCGGACCCCGCGCCCCGTCGGCCTCCAGGAACGATGGAGCGGGGTCACGGCGGGTGGCGTCGGTCACACCAGCTTCGCCATCACCGGCTGGCCGAGCCAGATGGGCAAGCCGCTCAACGAGATCACCGGCGTCCGCGCACTGTCCACGACGATCGCGATGGAGATCTCGCCGAGCGGGGAACCCGACGAGGTGGGTCTGCGCGGTCTCGTCCGCGTCAGCGCACGGGTGCCCTCCGAGCTCAGCGCTGCCGAGACGCAGCTGCAGAGCGTCAGCAAGAAGGTC